The following nucleotide sequence is from Cytophagia bacterium CHB2.
GAGTGATCGCAAAAAGTGGATCGAAGCGCCCTTGTTCTCCTGCTATGTTTTTGTGAAGGCAGATGCCCGAGAACGCTTGCTCGCGTTGACACCGGACGGGGTGGTGAGAATGCTGGGACATCACGGCCAACCCTCGATCATCCCGGAATTCGAAATTACCGCAGTCAAGAACATGCTGGCGCACGACTTCGATCCCGAGCCGATTCCGCGCGTTGTGCCGGGCGATTTGCTGGAGATCACCAGCGGCCCGCTGGCGGGTATGCGCGGCGTGTTATGCTCGATTCAAGGCCGGCAGCGGTTCGTTATCGCCTTCGAGGGGATTGGGCAGTCGGTGGCGATCAAGATTGATTTGGGGCGGGTAAATAAAATCTCTAAATCGGGCAGATTTGCAGCGCCAAAGGATACCGCTTCAATATATCTCAGGAAGCGGATATTCTAAAGCCAACACTTTATGATAACTGCCCGCCGCTGCAGATCTCAGCGCTGAACCCCGCATTCCCGGCCACGCCGCCCGCGTCCATGCCGGCCTTTTCCCGGAAGCCGAATGGGAACCCAGCGCCGCTGCAAAATTTTCATTTTTACTCAATGCCCGGGAGCGCTGGCGCGATCGCGTGAGTTTTTGCTGGCGGCGGGTGATCACGCCGACGTTTAGCGATTTCAAATTCATTTCGTTGCCAAGTCCATTATCGTTTCTTTATCCTGTATTTCGGCCTGTTCGGGTCATGTGGAATGATGTCGTCGCAGCGCCAATGTTCACCGCCAAGCGAAACCCGATCATTTCATCTCCCCGTACTGATTCTTTATGACTAGCACCGCTAAGATTGCTCGTTTGGATTTTGAGCGCTATGCCATAACACATCGCATGCATGGTTATATA
It contains:
- a CDS encoding UpxY family transcription antiterminator, with translation MFNDHRPMTSDQRSTCNMQTTIPQETTRHWYALYTRPNFEKRVEQELQKMGVQPYLPLRATLRQWSDRKKWIEAPLFSCYVFVKADARERLLALTPDGVVRMLGHHGQPSIIPEFEITAVKNMLAHDFDPEPIPRVVPGDLLEITSGPLAGMRGVLCSIQGRQRFVIAFEGIGQSVAIKIDLGRVNKISKSGRFAAPKDTASIYLRKRIF